The genomic DNA CAACACCGAACCAAATAACGCGAGTTCTGTTATCTTCCAGCGATCGCAAAACTCGGCAATTTGGCGATCGTCAATCGGAATTTGAATTGGCATAGGATTGGGAGTGCGATCGACACTTCATGACGGTAACATTTGCTTCCCTCCGATCGCAATGACAACGACTCCAACGGACTCGATATCATTGGTTAGAGTTTAGAAGGGTTCGACGAATTTTGCAAACGTCTCAACCGCTCTTTTCGAGTCAAATTATCTAGTTGAACTGTAATGTTTTCCAGCTCTAAAGTTGCAGCTTCAATGGCTAAACGACTGCGACGTAAATTGGTCAACAATCTCTGGTTGGTTGTCTCTTTGGGGATATGGGGTTGCTCGGTCATGGCAAATTCCACTCATTTTTGACTTCTTGAATACTTCTGATTCGTCTTAGATTATTGTAACTCTACAGAAGAATAATGGAGAGCCAAAATCTCATTTTCTTTTAAGATTGCCATTGCGTATTCACAGCCTTGGGAATCGCAAAATTCGACTAAATACTGAGGTTCTGGTGCGCGATCGTAGATTTCCACAATAGTCCCCACTTGTCCAGTTGGTAAACTCAGAATAGATCGATATTCTGGCTCAATTAAAGTTAGCCTTTCCATGGCAATGGGTTGGAGAAGTGCTATAGAATCTAGAAGTTGGAATGTTTTCATGGCAGCCCAATGAATAACGTTGTTAATTATTCATTGAATTAGGAAAAATACAGACAACCCGCAACCCGATGCATAAGTTCTGAGAGTCAGGATTGACGATGAGCCGAAGTGCAGCGTGGGAGTTCCAAGGGAAGTCATCCCAAGAACCACCACGTAGAACTTTCGTAGCATTGCGATCCCGCGATCTCAATACATTACCATCATCTAGTGCGCCTTGATGATTCTCATCCCAATCATCTGCACACCATTCCCAAACATTGCCATGCATATCACATAAGCCAAAACTGTTTGCAACTTGAAAAT from Roseofilum casamattae BLCC-M143 includes the following:
- a CDS encoding DUF4926 domain-containing protein, whose protein sequence is MKTFQLLDSIALLQPIAMERLTLIEPEYRSILSLPTGQVGTIVEIYDRAPEPQYLVEFCDSQGCEYAMAILKENEILALHYSSVELQ